A stretch of Episyrphus balteatus chromosome 2, idEpiBalt1.1, whole genome shotgun sequence DNA encodes these proteins:
- the LOC129912689 gene encoding breast cancer anti-estrogen resistance protein 1 isoform X1 → MSQGSRETQHHGGIAGIGGGGGGGGNGSVTLMGKPNQQHSHFHQQQPPTNISTSTIISNTGVGILQRITSTQKIYAKAIYDNLADTPDELAFKKGDILTVIEQDSDGCEGWWLCTVRGRQGICPGNRLRIINSYDSGCFSPSPASSPCPSLGASTATLNSSISSSEIYENSSIISGCTQNQLSSLHQQHQHQQQQQQQQHIQHQFQHQKSQSKRRSWHTTPHKVITPQRHGDVYIYNSIPSSAASSHTSSSSCSNSTYQNLSMMSSDSFETYDVPKPATPINYDCPKNWCRTPTKYFDQMSTTTTPTGMKPPSSLHHSLGSNNVSLQEECYDVPKPINLLHQQNMTPSSSNSSLLTSDSLSLSFSSSNRSSLANMPDYDIPRKNPIAVRNGHHGNLNLQQQQQQHHNMMQHQHQNQQNTYDYPLPAAFAHAGGNNGSCTTPLQDKHSSLSAAASPIPPSTAVTKELPLELSSALETLAKLQNEATTAISRLLYFVSPNWRNREKLEPVVMEVKLAAVRLRTALHDLTEFGEGALGNAARSDDRNLALKLRPLVKALRDADKLIHESSQTLDMQSGWTTENLQRNDDRINYPPDSLDQLIACAQTSIEDVRQISSFIQGNGPLLFKRSLEVLETPTHENNNSDWLSDNDYVDLESKDAAAKKNSSLREAIPQNLQKKFDNVMKSAEEAAFAATDSRNELNSNDKLLVRYYAVQITTHMGYLTQAIDSFLETVEKNQPPKFFIAYGKFVVLSAHNLVTIGDIVHRNISKPELKEKVLRCTDALSDALKTCVTKSKKAAQHFPSVTAVQEMVDSVVDISHLASALKISMLKAVQLTKT, encoded by the exons aaaatttaCGCGAAAGCTATTTATGATAATCTAGCTGACACCCCTGACGaattggcatttaaaaaagGTGACATCCTGACTGTCATCGAACAAGATTCTGACGGCTGTGAAGGATGGTGGCTGTGTACGGTTCGTGGCCGACAG GGCATTTGTCCAGGAAATCGTTTACGTATAATCAACTCATATGACTCTGGTTGCTTTTCACCATCGCCAGCCTCATCACCGTGTCCATCATTGGGCGCATCAACAGCGACACTCAACAGTTCGATATCATCGTCGGAAATCTATGAGAACTCTTCAATCATAAGCGGCTGTACCCAGAACCAATTATCATCATTGCACCAGCAGCATCAAcatcaacagcagcaacaacaacagcaacacatCCAGCATCAATTCCAACATCAGAAGAGTCAAAGCAAAAGAAGGTCGTGGCATACAACGCCGCACAAG GTGATCACACCCCAGAGACATGGTGACGTTTATATTTACAACTCGATACCATCGTCAGCAGCTTCCTCACACACATCGAGCAGCAGTTGTAGCAATAGCACCTATCAGAATCTATCTATGATGTCCTCGGATTCATTCGAGACATACGACGTACCAAAGCCAGCCACCCCCATTAATTACGATTGTCCAAAGAATTGGTGTCGAAcaccaacaaaatattttgaccaAATGTCAACTACTACAACACCCACAGGCATGAAGCCTCCCTCTTCGCTGCATCATTCTTTAGGCAGCAACAATGTATCATTGCAAGAGGAATGCTATGATGTACCGAAGCCAATAAATCTGTTGCATCAACAGAATATGACACCGAGCAGTTCAAATTCATCGCTACTAACTTCAGATAGTTTGAGCTTATCATTTTCTTCTTCGAATCGATCTTCGTTGGCTAATATGCCGGACTATGATATACCGAGAAAGAATCCAATTGCTGTACGTAATGGTCATCATGGGAATTTaaatttacaacaacaacaacaacaacatcataaTATGATGCAACACCAACatcaaaatcaacaaaacaCATATGACTATCCGTTGCCAGCGGCATTTGCGCATGCGGGTGGTAATAATGGTAGTTGTACGACACCATTGCAAGACAAACATTCATCACTATCGGCGGCTGCATCTCCAATCCCACCATCAACAGCTGTTACCAAAGAACTACCATTAGAATTATCATCGGCATTGGAGACACTGGCGAAATTGCAAAACGAAGCAACCACAGCGATATCGAG ATTACTCTATTTCGTATCGCCAAATTGgagaaatcgagaaaaactcGAACCAGTTGTGATGGAAGTTAAACTAGCTGCAGTTAGACTGCGTACAGCCCTGCATGATCTCACTGAATTTGGCGAGGGAGCCCTTGGTAATGCAGCCCGTTCAGATGATCGTAATTTAGCCCTCAAACTACGCCCACTAGTCAAAGCTCTTCGAGATGCTGATAAACTTATTCATGAATCCTCACAAACATTAGACATGCAAAGTGGTTGGACCACAGAAAATCTCCAACGAAATGACGATCGAATCAACTATCCACCTGATAGCTTGGATCAGCTGATTGCTTGCGCACAAACATCAATTGAAGATGTTCGACAAATATCATCATTCATTCAGGGAAATGGGCCATTGTTGTTTAAACGTAGCCTTGAAGTATTAGAAACTCCAACCCATGAGAACAACAATAGTGATTGGTTGAGTGATAATGATTATGTCGATTTGGAATCCAAAGATGCAGCAGCTAAGAAAAATTCATCTCTTCGAGAAGCTATTccacaaaatttacaaaaaaagtttgataaTGTGATGAAATCAGCTGAAGAAGCAGCTTTTGCTGCAACAGATAGCCGCAATGAATTGAATTCAAATGATAAACTATTGGTGCGGTATTATGCTGTCCAAATAACAACGCACATGGGTTACTTGACCCAAGCTATCGACTCGTTCCTTGAGACTGTGGAAAAGAATCAACCGCCAAAGTTTTTTATTGCCTATGGTAAATTTGTTGTCCTAAGTGCGCATAATTTAGTGACAATTGGTGATATTGTCCATCGAAATATCTCCAAGCCGGAATTGAAAGAGAAGGTCTTGAGATGTACTGATGCACTTTCGGATGCTTTGAAGACATGTGTTACGAAATCAAAGAAAGCTGCACAACATTTTCCAAGTGTGACAGCTGTTCAGGAAATGGTCGATTCAGTAGTTGATATTTCACATTTAGCTAGTGCTCTCAAGATATCTATGCTTAAAGCAGTACAGTTAACTAAAACTTAA
- the LOC129912689 gene encoding breast cancer anti-estrogen resistance protein 1 isoform X2 yields the protein MIEKMNSSFYTNDYDVPTFTKRINKKIYAKAIYDNLADTPDELAFKKGDILTVIEQDSDGCEGWWLCTVRGRQGICPGNRLRIINSYDSGCFSPSPASSPCPSLGASTATLNSSISSSEIYENSSIISGCTQNQLSSLHQQHQHQQQQQQQQHIQHQFQHQKSQSKRRSWHTTPHKVITPQRHGDVYIYNSIPSSAASSHTSSSSCSNSTYQNLSMMSSDSFETYDVPKPATPINYDCPKNWCRTPTKYFDQMSTTTTPTGMKPPSSLHHSLGSNNVSLQEECYDVPKPINLLHQQNMTPSSSNSSLLTSDSLSLSFSSSNRSSLANMPDYDIPRKNPIAVRNGHHGNLNLQQQQQQHHNMMQHQHQNQQNTYDYPLPAAFAHAGGNNGSCTTPLQDKHSSLSAAASPIPPSTAVTKELPLELSSALETLAKLQNEATTAISRLLYFVSPNWRNREKLEPVVMEVKLAAVRLRTALHDLTEFGEGALGNAARSDDRNLALKLRPLVKALRDADKLIHESSQTLDMQSGWTTENLQRNDDRINYPPDSLDQLIACAQTSIEDVRQISSFIQGNGPLLFKRSLEVLETPTHENNNSDWLSDNDYVDLESKDAAAKKNSSLREAIPQNLQKKFDNVMKSAEEAAFAATDSRNELNSNDKLLVRYYAVQITTHMGYLTQAIDSFLETVEKNQPPKFFIAYGKFVVLSAHNLVTIGDIVHRNISKPELKEKVLRCTDALSDALKTCVTKSKKAAQHFPSVTAVQEMVDSVVDISHLASALKISMLKAVQLTKT from the exons aaaatttaCGCGAAAGCTATTTATGATAATCTAGCTGACACCCCTGACGaattggcatttaaaaaagGTGACATCCTGACTGTCATCGAACAAGATTCTGACGGCTGTGAAGGATGGTGGCTGTGTACGGTTCGTGGCCGACAG GGCATTTGTCCAGGAAATCGTTTACGTATAATCAACTCATATGACTCTGGTTGCTTTTCACCATCGCCAGCCTCATCACCGTGTCCATCATTGGGCGCATCAACAGCGACACTCAACAGTTCGATATCATCGTCGGAAATCTATGAGAACTCTTCAATCATAAGCGGCTGTACCCAGAACCAATTATCATCATTGCACCAGCAGCATCAAcatcaacagcagcaacaacaacagcaacacatCCAGCATCAATTCCAACATCAGAAGAGTCAAAGCAAAAGAAGGTCGTGGCATACAACGCCGCACAAG GTGATCACACCCCAGAGACATGGTGACGTTTATATTTACAACTCGATACCATCGTCAGCAGCTTCCTCACACACATCGAGCAGCAGTTGTAGCAATAGCACCTATCAGAATCTATCTATGATGTCCTCGGATTCATTCGAGACATACGACGTACCAAAGCCAGCCACCCCCATTAATTACGATTGTCCAAAGAATTGGTGTCGAAcaccaacaaaatattttgaccaAATGTCAACTACTACAACACCCACAGGCATGAAGCCTCCCTCTTCGCTGCATCATTCTTTAGGCAGCAACAATGTATCATTGCAAGAGGAATGCTATGATGTACCGAAGCCAATAAATCTGTTGCATCAACAGAATATGACACCGAGCAGTTCAAATTCATCGCTACTAACTTCAGATAGTTTGAGCTTATCATTTTCTTCTTCGAATCGATCTTCGTTGGCTAATATGCCGGACTATGATATACCGAGAAAGAATCCAATTGCTGTACGTAATGGTCATCATGGGAATTTaaatttacaacaacaacaacaacaacatcataaTATGATGCAACACCAACatcaaaatcaacaaaacaCATATGACTATCCGTTGCCAGCGGCATTTGCGCATGCGGGTGGTAATAATGGTAGTTGTACGACACCATTGCAAGACAAACATTCATCACTATCGGCGGCTGCATCTCCAATCCCACCATCAACAGCTGTTACCAAAGAACTACCATTAGAATTATCATCGGCATTGGAGACACTGGCGAAATTGCAAAACGAAGCAACCACAGCGATATCGAG ATTACTCTATTTCGTATCGCCAAATTGgagaaatcgagaaaaactcGAACCAGTTGTGATGGAAGTTAAACTAGCTGCAGTTAGACTGCGTACAGCCCTGCATGATCTCACTGAATTTGGCGAGGGAGCCCTTGGTAATGCAGCCCGTTCAGATGATCGTAATTTAGCCCTCAAACTACGCCCACTAGTCAAAGCTCTTCGAGATGCTGATAAACTTATTCATGAATCCTCACAAACATTAGACATGCAAAGTGGTTGGACCACAGAAAATCTCCAACGAAATGACGATCGAATCAACTATCCACCTGATAGCTTGGATCAGCTGATTGCTTGCGCACAAACATCAATTGAAGATGTTCGACAAATATCATCATTCATTCAGGGAAATGGGCCATTGTTGTTTAAACGTAGCCTTGAAGTATTAGAAACTCCAACCCATGAGAACAACAATAGTGATTGGTTGAGTGATAATGATTATGTCGATTTGGAATCCAAAGATGCAGCAGCTAAGAAAAATTCATCTCTTCGAGAAGCTATTccacaaaatttacaaaaaaagtttgataaTGTGATGAAATCAGCTGAAGAAGCAGCTTTTGCTGCAACAGATAGCCGCAATGAATTGAATTCAAATGATAAACTATTGGTGCGGTATTATGCTGTCCAAATAACAACGCACATGGGTTACTTGACCCAAGCTATCGACTCGTTCCTTGAGACTGTGGAAAAGAATCAACCGCCAAAGTTTTTTATTGCCTATGGTAAATTTGTTGTCCTAAGTGCGCATAATTTAGTGACAATTGGTGATATTGTCCATCGAAATATCTCCAAGCCGGAATTGAAAGAGAAGGTCTTGAGATGTACTGATGCACTTTCGGATGCTTTGAAGACATGTGTTACGAAATCAAAGAAAGCTGCACAACATTTTCCAAGTGTGACAGCTGTTCAGGAAATGGTCGATTCAGTAGTTGATATTTCACATTTAGCTAGTGCTCTCAAGATATCTATGCTTAAAGCAGTACAGTTAACTAAAACTTAA